In a single window of the Candidatus Margulisiibacteriota bacterium genome:
- a CDS encoding transcriptional regulator → MVDNDVLLSKIDSIYRCLERIHEVTGDDPTKLSDFTIQDVFVLNLQRTIQLSLDIANHIIAESNWQLPDTMKASIEILHDHKVINENLKSKLIKMVGFRNISIHEYQRLDIEILKSILSNNLGDITDFLKIIKNNYLTVNG, encoded by the coding sequence ATGGTTGATAATGATGTGTTGCTATCAAAGATAGATTCTATATATCGATGTTTAGAAAGAATACACGAGGTTACCGGAGATGATCCGACGAAACTATCAGATTTTACAATACAGGATGTATTTGTCCTTAATTTGCAAAGAACAATCCAATTATCACTGGATATTGCAAATCATATTATTGCAGAAAGTAACTGGCAATTACCTGATACTATGAAAGCCAGCATCGAAATACTCCATGACCACAAAGTTATTAATGAAAACTTAAAATCAAAATTAATTAAAATGGTTGGCTTCAGAAATATATCCATACACGAATATCAAAGATTAGACATTGAGATACTTAAGAGTATATTAAGTAATAATTTAGGCGATATTACTGATTTTCTTAAAATAATCAAAAATAACTATCTAACTGTTAACGGCTAA
- a CDS encoding UDP-4-amino-4,6-dideoxy-N-acetyl-beta-L-altrosamine transaminase, with amino-acid sequence MIPFHKAHITDDEINGVIEAVRSGWLTMGPKTIEFEKKFGEYIGVKNSVSMNSATAALHLALKAIGLKAEDEVIIPTNTFIATAEVITYFNAIPVLCDIEPATHNIDSLNIEKKITKKTKAIIPVHFAGQPCDMDEIMSIAKDNNLKVIEDAAHAIPASYKNQKIGTIGDITCFSFYATKTLATGEGGMATTDNDEYAKHMKINRLHGISRDAWDRYTAAGSWYYEVIDNGNKYNTTDINSALGLAQLKKVEWMQEQRAKIAAKYTKAFTNTKIVTPVIKNNRTSAWHLYVIKVANRDELIEKLKDEGIGTSVHFIPVHRHPYYKNTYDYKQTDYPVAEDIFLQSLSLPIYPGMTDEDIDRVINKVIEHAK; translated from the coding sequence ATGATCCCTTTTCATAAAGCACATATTACGGATGATGAAATTAATGGCGTTATAGAGGCAGTAAGATCAGGCTGGCTGACTATGGGCCCCAAAACGATAGAATTCGAAAAAAAATTTGGAGAATACATTGGTGTAAAAAACTCCGTATCAATGAACTCCGCAACCGCAGCTCTTCATCTAGCACTCAAGGCAATAGGACTAAAAGCAGAAGATGAAGTCATTATCCCAACCAATACTTTTATTGCAACAGCCGAAGTAATTACCTATTTTAATGCGATACCGGTGCTATGCGATATAGAACCAGCAACCCATAATATAGATTCGCTTAATATTGAAAAGAAAATAACAAAGAAGACAAAGGCTATAATTCCAGTCCATTTTGCGGGGCAACCTTGTGACATGGACGAGATAATGTCTATTGCAAAAGATAATAATCTCAAGGTTATTGAAGATGCGGCACATGCTATTCCGGCTAGTTACAAAAATCAGAAAATAGGCACCATCGGAGATATCACGTGCTTTTCATTCTATGCCACAAAAACGTTAGCTACCGGAGAAGGAGGCATGGCGACTACCGATAATGATGAGTATGCCAAACACATGAAAATCAATAGACTGCATGGTATCAGCCGGGATGCCTGGGACCGATATACGGCAGCAGGGTCATGGTACTACGAAGTTATTGATAACGGAAATAAATATAACACAACAGATATCAATTCTGCACTTGGGTTAGCGCAACTAAAAAAAGTAGAATGGATGCAGGAGCAACGAGCAAAAATAGCAGCAAAATATACAAAAGCATTCACAAATACAAAAATAGTAACTCCTGTTATTAAAAATAATCGAACGTCGGCATGGCACCTGTATGTTATTAAAGTAGCAAATAGAGACGAGCTTATCGAAAAGTTAAAAGACGAGGGAATAGGAACTTCGGTTCATTTCATTCCGGTCCATAGGCATCCTTATTACAAAAATACTTACGATTATAAACAAACTGATTATCCGGTAGCAGAGGATATATTCCTGCAATCATTATCACTTCCGATATACCCTGGAATGACCGATGAGGATATTGATCGAGTCATTAACAAAGTTATCGAACATGCTAAGTAA
- a CDS encoding sugar transferase, whose protein sequence is MLSKLYLSIGKIIIDFFFAFIGVLLLVPVFMFLALLIKLTSKGPALFKQTRLGKNFKPFTLYKFRSMIVDAPKLGPGVTSADDPRITRVGKFLRKTKLDELPQLINVIKGDMSLVGPRPELTAYINEYKEEYRTVLSIRPGITDYAAIEFRDEENILNNYSDKEKAYLEIVLPKKITLYKKYINKISMVTDLRIILLTLKKIIG, encoded by the coding sequence ATGCTAAGTAAACTATATCTGTCCATAGGCAAAATTATTATAGATTTTTTCTTCGCGTTTATCGGAGTATTGTTACTTGTTCCTGTATTTATGTTCCTAGCTTTATTAATAAAGCTTACTTCGAAGGGTCCGGCATTATTTAAGCAGACCAGGCTCGGGAAAAACTTCAAGCCGTTCACTCTGTATAAATTCAGGTCTATGATTGTTGACGCGCCAAAGCTTGGTCCGGGCGTTACGAGTGCTGATGATCCAAGGATTACCAGGGTTGGGAAATTCTTGAGAAAAACGAAACTTGATGAACTTCCTCAATTGATCAATGTCATTAAAGGCGACATGTCGCTTGTGGGGCCCCGGCCCGAGTTAACAGCTTACATAAATGAGTATAAAGAAGAGTATAGAACTGTTTTGTCTATAAGACCCGGTATAACGGATTATGCTGCAATCGAATTTCGTGATGAAGAGAACATTTTAAATAATTATTCAGATAAAGAAAAAGCTTATTTAGAAATTGTTTTACCTAAAAAAATTACACTTTATAAAAAGTATATAAATAAGATAAGCATGGTTACAGACTTGAGAATTATACTTCTGACATTAAAGAAAATTATTGGATAA